The proteins below come from a single Corynebacterium glyciniphilum AJ 3170 genomic window:
- a CDS encoding Lrp/AsnC family transcriptional regulator: MTQEMTLDALDERLVHAVQVAPRAAWAALAPIVGADPVTLARRWSHLRRQGAVYVTGYGWDPDAVFSLIEIECRPGRTLQVAEALVEERGAFTIDLTAGARDIMLSLLTPDTSALAHWTLEHIQELDGVRRVRTHLVSQVVADAREWRLRALSRDEVAAITGRTASGSAGAAMPRLTPDEMEKVREALAVDGRASSAEVADSAGITARKAREVVAVMTATDRYNVRVDVARSRTPWPVSVWYFLQVPADKVSRVGPLLSKIDEARLVVTATGEYNVIMAAWLRSLLDVNKLEAVLEERLPGVRIVDRSVVLRSLKHLGHVLDDNSDATGRTIPMP, translated from the coding sequence ATGACGCAGGAAATGACACTGGATGCCCTGGATGAACGGCTAGTTCACGCCGTTCAGGTGGCTCCGCGTGCAGCGTGGGCGGCATTGGCGCCCATCGTAGGCGCGGACCCGGTCACCCTCGCCCGTCGGTGGTCGCATCTCCGTCGGCAGGGCGCGGTCTACGTCACCGGTTACGGGTGGGATCCCGACGCGGTGTTCTCCCTCATCGAAATCGAGTGTCGGCCAGGACGGACCCTGCAGGTGGCGGAGGCGCTGGTGGAGGAGCGTGGAGCGTTCACGATCGACCTCACCGCCGGTGCCCGTGACATCATGCTCAGTCTGCTGACTCCGGATACCTCGGCGTTGGCGCACTGGACCCTTGAACACATTCAGGAACTGGACGGGGTGCGTCGTGTGCGGACGCACCTGGTCTCCCAGGTCGTCGCTGATGCCCGCGAGTGGCGCCTGCGCGCGCTCTCCCGCGATGAGGTGGCGGCGATCACCGGGCGCACCGCGTCTGGCAGCGCCGGTGCGGCAATGCCGCGACTGACGCCTGACGAAATGGAGAAGGTCCGTGAGGCGCTGGCTGTGGACGGGAGGGCCTCGTCTGCGGAGGTGGCGGATTCGGCAGGGATCACTGCGCGTAAGGCACGTGAGGTCGTGGCTGTGATGACGGCAACGGACCGCTACAACGTCCGCGTGGACGTTGCACGGTCGCGGACGCCGTGGCCGGTGTCGGTGTGGTACTTCCTCCAGGTGCCGGCGGACAAGGTGTCGAGGGTCGGGCCGTTGCTCAGCAAGATCGATGAAGCCCGTCTCGTGGTCACGGCGACGGGTGAGTACAACGTGATCATGGCGGCGTGGCTCCGCTCACTGTTGGACGTGAACAAGCTCGAAGCGGTTCTTGAGGAGCGTCTACCGGGAGTGCGGATCGTTGACCGGTCTGTGGTGCTGCGGTCGTTGAAGCATCTCGGGCATGTCCTCGACGACAACAGCGACGCGACGGGAAGGACGATTCCGATGCCCTGA
- a CDS encoding DUF3100 domain-containing protein: protein MSNKPLEVQAATSEPRPPRIIAPTLRSRGLWVLAGLIVVIAAIAQFIGPREISLGFAALSLLPMIWALAMGVAISTQRIRPLPLDLQHVANAIMSVAVLVLVARLSFTLGPNIPFLLDAGPALLLQEIGNIIGPICLALPLAVMLRMGSATVGATFSIDREGAFAMVTERFGTNSQQYRGVLSMYIFGSVFGAVIISLIASLASSLGIFDWRALAMGAGVGSGSMMAAGSASVTAAHPEFADQILALSTTANLIASIAGAYLGIWVALPLADRFYRFLTRRQSAKDEVKAAGAHKILKTSGDLASAVTDAPLVRLPLWMSLSVISIAGVVVSAVLAGSFSWNMILTFLAMSVLTAVGIGIARITKGKAPAIIVVITVGTLLTIPASPVSSWLLQVSESVDFLAVITMMLSVAGLSIGKDIPLLRQIGWKIIPVGIVVIVSTYLASTVIAEGVLQIIG from the coding sequence ATGAGTAACAAGCCTCTGGAGGTCCAGGCCGCCACGAGTGAGCCCAGACCACCACGTATCATCGCCCCGACACTCCGTAGTCGTGGCCTCTGGGTGTTGGCTGGCCTGATCGTCGTGATCGCGGCGATTGCCCAGTTCATCGGACCCAGAGAGATCTCCCTGGGGTTCGCCGCCTTATCCCTGCTCCCGATGATCTGGGCATTGGCGATGGGGGTGGCGATCTCGACGCAGCGGATCCGGCCGCTTCCGCTGGACCTCCAACATGTGGCGAATGCGATCATGAGCGTCGCGGTGCTGGTGCTCGTCGCCCGACTGTCCTTCACCCTGGGGCCGAATATCCCGTTCCTGTTGGACGCCGGACCGGCTCTCCTGCTGCAGGAGATCGGCAATATCATCGGCCCGATCTGCCTCGCACTGCCGTTGGCGGTGATGCTGCGTATGGGTTCCGCCACTGTGGGGGCCACGTTCTCGATCGACCGAGAGGGTGCTTTCGCCATGGTCACTGAGCGGTTCGGGACGAATTCGCAGCAGTACCGGGGCGTGCTGTCGATGTATATCTTCGGTTCGGTGTTCGGGGCCGTGATCATCAGCCTCATCGCGTCGTTGGCGTCGTCTCTGGGGATCTTCGACTGGCGTGCGCTGGCGATGGGTGCCGGTGTGGGCTCGGGGTCGATGATGGCCGCAGGGTCGGCGTCGGTGACGGCGGCACACCCGGAGTTCGCTGACCAGATTCTCGCGCTCAGCACGACGGCGAATCTCATCGCCTCGATCGCCGGGGCCTACCTGGGGATCTGGGTAGCGCTGCCGCTGGCTGACCGTTTCTACCGGTTCCTCACCCGCCGTCAGAGTGCGAAAGACGAGGTGAAGGCCGCAGGTGCACATAAGATCCTGAAGACGTCGGGGGACCTGGCCTCTGCCGTCACGGATGCGCCGCTGGTGAGGCTGCCGCTGTGGATGTCACTGTCGGTCATCAGCATCGCAGGCGTGGTTGTCTCTGCTGTGCTCGCCGGGAGCTTCTCGTGGAACATGATTCTCACGTTCCTTGCGATGAGCGTGTTGACTGCCGTCGGCATCGGTATCGCCAGGATCACGAAGGGGAAGGCACCGGCGATCATCGTGGTGATCACCGTGGGTACGCTGCTGACGATCCCGGCATCGCCGGTGTCGTCGTGGCTGCTGCAGGTGTCAGAGAGCGTGGACTTCCTGGCGGTGATCACCATGATGCTCTCGGTGGCCGGTCTCAGTATCGGCAAGGACATCCCGCTGCTCCGGCAGATCGGGTGGAAGATCATCCCGGTCGGGATCGTGGTGATCGTCTCGACCTACCTGGCATCGACCGTCATCGCCGAGGGCGTGCTGCAGATCATCGGGTAG
- a CDS encoding class I SAM-dependent methyltransferase, which translates to MTSALQDRLDSYWSGRAVDYHVHQITGPRAPLDRELWSGVFDSRLPARADILDTGTGSGYLANLLAGLGHRVTGIDSSSGMIDVARASGGDASFMLGDAHAPGFDDGSVDAVVNRYLLWTLPDPLAAARAWRRVVRPGGVIIAVDATWFPGGIDPAMKVPSSDGEDAFVRTYSPETLASLPLGTASHAGEFAAVFREAGFTSVSVEVLTQVAELDRRFGVAPGHESRPHFVVTARG; encoded by the coding sequence ATGACCTCAGCATTGCAGGATCGCCTGGACTCCTACTGGTCCGGACGCGCCGTCGATTATCACGTGCACCAGATCACCGGGCCGCGTGCCCCGCTGGACCGTGAGTTGTGGTCGGGAGTGTTCGACTCGCGGTTGCCTGCCAGAGCGGACATCCTTGATACTGGCACCGGCTCCGGCTACCTCGCGAACCTGTTGGCCGGGCTCGGACACCGGGTGACCGGGATCGACAGCTCGTCTGGGATGATCGACGTCGCGCGGGCATCGGGAGGGGACGCGAGCTTCATGCTCGGCGACGCCCACGCACCCGGATTCGACGACGGATCGGTGGACGCCGTCGTGAACCGCTACCTGCTGTGGACGCTGCCGGACCCGCTCGCCGCGGCCCGAGCGTGGCGCCGGGTCGTCCGCCCCGGCGGTGTCATCATCGCCGTCGACGCCACCTGGTTCCCCGGCGGCATCGACCCGGCGATGAAAGTCCCGTCCTCCGACGGCGAGGATGCCTTCGTGCGCACCTACTCGCCGGAGACACTGGCCTCGCTGCCGCTGGGAACGGCATCACATGCCGGGGAGTTCGCCGCGGTGTTCCGCGAGGCCGGCTTCACCTCAGTGTCAGTGGAGGTACTCACGCAGGTCGCCGAGCTCGACCGTCGCTTCGGCGTCGCCCCCGGACACGAGTCACGTCCGCACTTCGTGGTGACCGCGCGGGGGTGA
- a CDS encoding ABC transporter ATP-binding protein, with protein MISAENIQVTYAGRPAIDGVSLTVPSHGTLGLVGPNGSGKTTLLRALYGAVPLTAGRVLLDGDDLAATRRRDIATRIAVVAQERDATSSGMPMSIADLVMLGRLPHQGFGTRTTGHDRAVAAGALDAVGLTALARRDLTRLSGGEHQRALIARALAQQTPHILLDEPTNHLDIRYQHEILELVSSLPGSAVVLHDLNLAARYCDQIVVLDCGRVVAEGTPCEVLVPAVLEPVYQRPVTRVDIDGEITLVFPRTADRKTVRQP; from the coding sequence GTGATCAGTGCAGAGAACATCCAGGTCACCTACGCTGGCCGCCCCGCCATCGACGGTGTCTCCCTCACCGTGCCCTCCCACGGCACGCTCGGCCTCGTCGGGCCCAACGGGTCAGGAAAAACCACGCTGCTGCGCGCCCTCTACGGGGCGGTACCGCTGACGGCCGGTCGCGTCCTGCTCGACGGCGACGACCTTGCGGCCACACGACGCCGCGATATCGCCACCCGCATCGCCGTCGTCGCCCAGGAACGCGACGCCACCTCCTCCGGCATGCCGATGAGCATCGCCGACCTGGTGATGCTCGGACGTCTGCCCCACCAGGGGTTCGGGACACGCACCACCGGCCATGACCGGGCGGTGGCCGCCGGCGCGCTCGACGCCGTCGGGCTCACCGCTCTCGCCCGACGCGACCTGACCAGGCTCTCAGGAGGCGAACACCAACGCGCCCTCATTGCCCGCGCCCTCGCCCAACAGACGCCACACATCCTCCTCGATGAACCGACAAACCATCTCGACATCCGCTACCAGCACGAGATCCTCGAACTGGTCAGCAGCCTGCCCGGATCCGCCGTCGTCCTCCACGACCTGAATCTCGCAGCCCGCTACTGCGACCAGATCGTTGTCCTGGACTGCGGGCGCGTCGTTGCCGAGGGAACACCATGCGAGGTACTCGTCCCCGCCGTCCTGGAACCGGTGTACCAACGCCCCGTGACCCGGGTCGACATCGACGGCGAAATCACCCTGGTCTTCCCTCGCACCGCCGACCGGAAGACGGTCCGCCAGCCATGA